The following are from one region of the Gossypium hirsutum isolate 1008001.06 chromosome D03, Gossypium_hirsutum_v2.1, whole genome shotgun sequence genome:
- the LOC107949957 gene encoding uncharacterized protein: MEEYESLRFNFPDEDLMCISEKEGKSSRDQPWKISFNGASKTLGHGIGAVLVSPEGDHYPIIARLNFFSLLIYQIRGDWEVRDSKLVKYYDLVAELVKEFKEVTFNSFPREENQLADALATLASMFKVNRGTEIMLLQMSIYEVFAHCFSIEEQSD, translated from the exons ATGGAAGAGTACGAGTCTTTAAGATTCAATTTCCCAGATGAGGACTTAATGTGCATTTCCGAAAAGGAAGGCAAATCATCAAGAGATCAACCATGGAAGATAAGCTTTAATGGTGCATCGAAAACATTGGGACACGGGATAGGAGCAGTCCTAGTCTCACCAGAAGGGGACCATTACCCGATTATTGCCAgattgaatttcttct CATTATTGATTTatcaaatccgtggagattgggaagtaaGAGATTCGAAACTAGTCAAGTATTACGATCTCGTGGCAGAATTGgtcaaagaattcaaagaagTGACTTTTAATtccttcccacgagaagaaaaccaattggctgacgCTCTGGCcaccttggcttcaatgttcaaagtaaACAGAGGAACTGAAATAATGCTTctccaaatgagcatatatgaggtTTTCGCGCACTGTTTTAGCATTGAGGAGCAGTCAGATTGa
- the LOC107950228 gene encoding uncharacterized protein: protein MEGMNDDHMHGMMMHNTSDGGMNMTKHHKMMMHMTFFWGSDAEILFSGWPGTRTSMYVLALIVVFLLAFMVEGISHSRLVKPGSTHHVTAGLVQTLLHALRVGLAYLVMLAIMSFNGGVFLAAVAGHSLGFLLFGSHVFNKPSATVPNAKTSDLPPMSCQSKLETNIYTFVFELKISIRTISFTYISTMNHGHGMEGMAPTSQSTNGTSGMHHHNMMMMHMTFFWGNITEILFSGWPGRRGACMYALALIFIFVLAFLVEWLSHSRLIKLLGEGSSNVLAGVVQTLLHAIRIGLAYLVMLAVMSFNGGVFLMAVAGHALGFLLFGSRVFKKSTEMLLDDNTSDPPPMAC from the exons ATGGAGGGCATGAATGATGACCATATGCATGGCATGATGATGCACAACACATCAGATGGCGGCATGAACATGACGAAGCACCATAAGATGATGATGCATATGACCTTCTTTTGGGGCAGCGACGCCGAGATTCTCTTCTCCGGTTGGCCGGGAACCAGAACCAGCATGTACGTCTTGGCCCTCATAGTTGTCTTCCTGCTTGCTTTCATGGTGGAGGGGATTTCTCACTCTCGGTTGGTGAAACCCGGTTCCACCCACCACGTGACCGCCGGTCTGGTTCAGACTTTGTTGCATGCTCTGAGGGTTGGACTCGCGTATCTGGTGATGTTGGCTATCATGTCTTTCAACGGTGGCGTTTTCTTGGCCGCCGTGGCTGGCCATTCTCTGGGGTTTTTATTATTTGGCAGTCATGTTTTTAACAAACCTTCCGCCACCGTCCCCAACGCCAAAACATCCGATCTTCCGCCTATGAGTTGT CAATCTAAACTTGAAACAAATATTTATACGTTTGTCTTTGAACTCAAAATTTCCATCAGAACAATTTCTTTTACATATATATCAACAATGAATCATGGACATGGCATGGAAGGCATGGCACCAACATCTCAGTCAACCAATGGAACCTCTGGTATGCACCACCACAACATGATGATGATGCATATGACCTTCTTCTGGGGCAACATTACCGAGATCCTCTTCTCCGGCTGGCCCGGCAGGCGAGGTGCCTGCATGTATGCATTAGCCTTAATATTCATCTTCGTGCTTGCGTTCCTCGTCGAATGGCTCTCGCATTCTCGACTGATCAAGCTGCTAGGGGAAGGGTCGAGCAATGTCTTGGCTGGCGTTGTGCAAACATTGTTGCATGCCATTAGGATTGGTCTTGCTTATTTGGTAATGCTTGCTGTCATGTCTTTTAATGGTGGGGTGTTTTTAATGGCAGTGGCTGGCCATGCATTGGGATTTTTGTTGTTTGGAAGTAGGGTTTTCAAGAAAAGCACTGAAATGTTGCTTGATGATAACACATCTGATCCTCCCCCTATGGCTTGCTGA